The proteins below come from a single Corylus avellana chromosome ca3, CavTom2PMs-1.0 genomic window:
- the LOC132173798 gene encoding dirigent protein-like, which translates to MELKIQLLAFFLLFLLLGSMAAPAGRRAKDRRPCRRLVFYFHDIVYNGKNSKNATSAIVGAPAWANKTVMAGQNHFGDMVVFDDPITLDNNLHSTPVGRAQGFYLYDKKDVFTAWLGFSFVFNSTQHKGSLNFAGADPLMNKTRDVSVIGGTGDFFMARGIATLMTDAFEGEVYFRLQVDIKLYECW; encoded by the coding sequence ATGGAACTTAAGATTCAACTTTTAGCTTTCTTCCTCTTATTCCTCCTCCTCGGGTCCATGGCGGCACCCGCCGGCCGGAGAGCCAAGGACCGCCGCCCCTGTCGAAGGTTGGTATTCTATTTCCATGACATTGTTTACAATGGCAAGAACTCCAAGAATGCCACTTCAGCCATTGTAGGTGCACCAGCTTGGGCCAACAAGACAGTAATGGCAGGACAAAACCATTTTGGTGATATGGTTGTGTTTGATGACCCCATTACCTTGGACAACAATCTACACTCAACCCCAGTTGGTCGTGCCCAAGGGTTTTATCTTTATGACAAAAAGGATGTTTTCACGGCTTGGCTTGGCTTCTCCTTTGTTTTCAACTCCACGCAGCATAAGGGGAGCTTGAACTTTGCTGGAGCTGATCCCCTAATGAACAAGACTAGGGATGTTTCAGTGATTGGTGGCACCGGTGACTTTTTCATGGCAAGAGGCATAGCCACTTTGATGACTGATGCCTTTGAGGGAGAAGTTTATTTCCGGCTGCAGGTTGATATTAAATTGTATGAATGTTGGTGA
- the LOC132173800 gene encoding ATP-dependent 6-phosphofructokinase 5, chloroplastic-like: MHASLASGQIDICLIHEVSFNLHGPHGVLSHLKYLIETKGSAVICVAEGARQNFIQKTNAKDASGNIVFGDFGVHIQQEVGGCILTNFMWSSSLHDS; encoded by the exons ATGCATGCATCCCTAGCTAGtggacaaattgacatatgtttgattcatgag gtatcttttaatttgcacgggcctcatggtgttttgagtcatctgaaatacctgattgagacaaagggttcggctgttatttgtgtcgcagagggagcacggcag aattttattcagaaaactaatgctaaagatgcgtctgggaacattgtatttggagatttcggtgtccacattcaacaagaggttggtggttgtattttgactaatttcatgtggtcttcatctctccatgactcttga